One Nostoc punctiforme PCC 73102 DNA window includes the following coding sequences:
- the thyX gene encoding FAD-dependent thymidylate synthase, protein MHRFRVEVIAKTPNPQQVIYAAMHQDYTDGFVFDERDSWPSESQSGEVIVKRLLAGERGHYGPLEHPQIVFNCGYFPHSVMQQARTHRVGVSFDVQSFRYTGNQFIDVLEGKKDIEDVFYLRPVGYYTDRQGKKYHYSPEQRAADLEWCLEAAKRYQADFEGGMSEEHARGKVPFDYRQHFVVSFNLRSFLHFCDLRNKKDAQLEIQKLCEMMWPHFEDWAPAIAQWYEKQRLGKARLAP, encoded by the coding sequence ATGCATCGATTTCGAGTAGAGGTTATTGCCAAAACGCCAAACCCGCAGCAGGTGATTTATGCCGCGATGCACCAGGACTATACCGATGGGTTCGTGTTTGATGAGCGCGACTCCTGGCCGTCAGAGTCACAAAGCGGCGAAGTTATTGTTAAGCGACTTTTAGCGGGTGAGAGGGGACACTATGGGCCTCTAGAGCATCCCCAAATTGTTTTCAACTGTGGTTACTTTCCCCACAGTGTTATGCAGCAGGCTCGTACTCATCGTGTAGGAGTATCATTTGATGTTCAGTCTTTTAGGTACACAGGCAACCAATTTATTGATGTACTAGAAGGTAAGAAAGACATAGAAGATGTTTTTTACCTACGCCCTGTTGGTTATTACACTGATAGACAAGGCAAAAAGTACCATTATTCACCAGAGCAACGAGCAGCAGATTTAGAGTGGTGTTTGGAAGCAGCTAAACGATATCAAGCTGATTTTGAGGGTGGAATGTCTGAAGAACACGCAAGAGGTAAAGTGCCTTTTGATTATCGCCAGCATTTTGTGGTGAGTTTCAATTTAAGGTCTTTCTTGCATTTTTGTGACCTGAGAAATAAAAAAGACGCTCAACTTGAAATTCAGAAGTTGTGTGAAATGATGTGGCCTCAT
- a CDS encoding chlorophyll a/b-binding protein, with protein MRTSTAIIDDQGKLNNFAIEPKVYIDEQGDRTGFTPYAEMLNGRLAMIGFISLIALEVFTGHGIVGVLANL; from the coding sequence ATGCGTACAAGCACTGCTATAATTGACGACCAAGGCAAACTGAACAACTTTGCGATTGAGCCAAAGGTTTATATAGACGAGCAAGGCGATCGCACTGGTTTCACTCCCTATGCAGAAATGCTGAACGGTCGTTTAGCAATGATCGGTTTTATTTCTCTGATAGCATTAGAAGTATTCACAGGACACGGTATTGTTGGTGTTTTGGCAAATCTGTAA
- a CDS encoding thioredoxin family protein yields MALTASTMLPLGTKAPDFNLPEVVSGKATSLSTFADKKALLVMFICRHCPFVKHIQQELVQLGKDYFTSDLAIVAISANDAKNYPDDAPESLQAFATEQGFNFTLCYDESQETAKAYTAACTPDFFVFDEQRKLVYRGQLDDSRPSNGKPVTGADLRAAIEAVLAGKPVTSDQKPSVGCNIKWKPGNQPSYFG; encoded by the coding sequence ATGGCTTTAACTGCTTCAACTATGTTGCCACTAGGCACAAAAGCACCAGATTTTAATCTACCTGAAGTGGTATCTGGAAAGGCAACTTCGCTTTCTACTTTTGCAGATAAAAAAGCGCTGTTGGTAATGTTTATTTGTCGGCATTGCCCATTTGTAAAGCACATCCAACAAGAATTAGTGCAGTTAGGAAAAGATTATTTTACAAGTGATTTAGCGATCGTTGCCATCAGTGCTAACGATGCTAAGAATTATCCAGATGATGCGCCAGAGTCGTTACAAGCATTTGCCACAGAACAAGGGTTTAATTTTACCTTATGCTACGACGAGAGTCAGGAGACGGCAAAAGCTTACACAGCAGCTTGCACACCTGATTTTTTTGTATTTGACGAGCAACGCAAACTTGTTTATCGGGGACAATTAGATGATAGCCGTCCCAGTAATGGTAAACCTGTAACAGGCGCAGATTTACGCGCAGCCATTGAAGCAGTGCTGGCAGGCAAACCTGTTACAAGCGACCAAAAGCCGAGTGTTGGTTGCAATATTAAATGGAAACCCGGAAACCAACCCAGTTATTTTGGTTAA
- a CDS encoding PEP-CTERM sorting domain-containing protein — protein MNLTKKLSIIVFSVTITLASTAVITNTYNTAAQAVELVRNGSFELDPLVDPNNPNVPNPNVTDWIKSGDPIDTSGIRINNFPQYESGNQGLSIGSFVNPAYISQNLATTIGSNYNLSFFLGTDEDSSQVDNIFQAFVDGNKVFDKINTINVAGSPFTQYDLNFLATKSSTELKLGGRASYGFLYLDNVSVEPLSVPEPSSIGGIAIAGLLGIWLKKKKTISLKE, from the coding sequence ATGAATTTAACCAAAAAACTCTCAATTATTGTTTTTAGTGTTACTATTACCTTAGCTAGCACTGCTGTGATTACCAATACTTATAATACAGCAGCACAAGCAGTAGAACTTGTTAGGAACGGAAGCTTTGAACTCGACCCACTCGTAGATCCTAACAACCCCAATGTTCCAAATCCTAATGTTACAGACTGGATTAAATCTGGCGATCCGATCGATACATCAGGGATTAGAATTAACAATTTTCCTCAGTATGAGAGTGGTAATCAAGGTTTATCGATCGGTTCATTTGTAAATCCTGCTTATATATCCCAAAATTTGGCTACAACTATCGGTAGTAACTATAATCTCAGTTTCTTTTTAGGAACAGACGAAGATAGCAGCCAAGTTGATAATATATTTCAGGCATTTGTCGATGGAAATAAAGTCTTTGATAAAATAAATACTATAAATGTTGCTGGATCTCCTTTCACACAATATGACTTGAATTTTTTGGCAACAAAATCATCTACAGAGTTAAAGTTGGGTGGTAGAGCTAGCTATGGTTTTTTATACTTGGATAATGTGAGTGTAGAACCTCTGTCTGTGCCTGAGCCATCAAGTATTGGAGGAATAGCAATTGCTGGCTTGTTGGGAATATGGCTGAAGAAAAAGAAGACAATTAGCTTGAAAGAATAG
- a CDS encoding DUF642 domain-containing protein, protein MKFTKKLSIIVCSLTTAFLHTAVITNTYKSTAQAEGQELINNGGFEIDPLADINDPNILNSNVTGWVKSGDPTAASGVTISNFPHTGNQGLSLGAFSSIAYISQTIPTVPGQHYQLTYYLASIEEAPNLDNKLHVFVNGEKVSSKKNIAYQAYTEYKLDFEAEGTSTEIKFGSLAKYAFLYLDDVSVKAAPEDEGQQ, encoded by the coding sequence GTGAAGTTCACTAAAAAACTCTCAATTATTGTTTGTAGTTTGACCACTGCCTTTCTTCATACTGCTGTGATTACCAATACTTATAAATCGACAGCACAAGCGGAAGGACAAGAACTGATTAACAACGGGGGATTTGAAATAGATCCTCTCGCAGATATTAATGATCCCAACATTTTAAACTCTAATGTTACAGGATGGGTTAAATCTGGAGATCCAACAGCTGCATCGGGTGTTACGATTAGCAACTTTCCTCATACTGGTAATCAAGGTTTATCGCTTGGTGCATTTTCAAGCATTGCTTACATATCACAGACTATCCCTACAGTTCCCGGTCAACACTATCAACTTACTTACTATTTAGCATCCATAGAGGAAGCACCCAATCTTGATAATAAACTTCACGTATTTGTAAATGGTGAGAAGGTTTCTTCCAAAAAGAATATTGCCTACCAAGCCTACACAGAATACAAGTTAGATTTTGAAGCTGAAGGAACATCTACAGAGATCAAGTTTGGTTCTCTAGCCAAGTATGCATTTTTATATTTGGATGATGTGAGTGTCAAAGCAGCACCTGAAGATGAAGGACAACAATGA
- the modA gene encoding molybdate ABC transporter substrate-binding protein, protein MNRRRLIAWIATAVTSMMLVIGSQFINLSPANSTTTLNVYAAVSLTNALNAIKTQYQNANPTINVVYTFGASGTLLSQIQAGAPADIFISAATDQIDVLQNASPSKLVAGSRKNVVRNRLVLIAPTTPPVSTGSAALTSFNGLTNANITGIAIGDYTGTPPLVPAGNYTKQVLTSRGIFTTLNPKLYLASNVRNVLTAVENKTLVVGGVNKTIDAGAVYKTDAALSNKVRVVETALTTESDPIVYPLGILTRTTVLTTAQSFSNYLTGTTAQNIFKNNYGFLAP, encoded by the coding sequence ATGAACAGAAGAAGACTTATCGCTTGGATTGCTACAGCAGTTACCAGCATGATGCTGGTAATAGGCTCCCAGTTTATCAATTTATCGCCAGCAAACTCCACAACCACACTTAACGTGTATGCGGCTGTCAGCTTAACAAACGCACTGAATGCAATTAAAACCCAGTACCAAAATGCTAACCCGACTATCAACGTAGTTTATACATTTGGAGCTTCTGGTACCTTGCTGAGTCAAATACAAGCGGGAGCCCCAGCAGATATTTTCATTTCAGCTGCTACCGACCAAATAGATGTCTTGCAGAATGCAAGCCCAAGTAAGTTGGTAGCAGGTAGCCGTAAAAACGTTGTCAGAAATCGTCTAGTCTTGATTGCCCCTACGACACCTCCTGTTAGTACTGGTAGCGCTGCTCTCACCAGCTTCAATGGTTTGACCAATGCCAACATTACTGGTATTGCTATAGGTGACTATACAGGTACTCCTCCACTTGTGCCAGCAGGAAACTATACCAAACAAGTTCTCACTAGCCGGGGTATTTTCACTACTCTCAACCCTAAGTTATACCTTGCTAGCAATGTGCGTAACGTTTTAACTGCTGTTGAAAATAAAACTCTTGTAGTTGGAGGTGTAAATAAAACTATCGATGCAGGTGCAGTTTACAAAACTGATGCTGCTCTTTCTAACAAGGTAAGAGTTGTAGAAACAGCCCTAACAACAGAGAGCGATCCGATTGTCTATCCATTGGGTATACTCACCAGAACTACAGTTTTAACGACCGCACAGAGTTTTTCTAACTACTTAACTGGTACTACTGCTCAGAATATTTTCAAAAATAATTATGGGTTTCTTGCGCCTTAG
- a CDS encoding fasciclin domain-containing protein: protein MANIIDTATNNGSFNTLVAAIQAAGLVDTLNGNGPFTVFAPTDEAFNKLPAGTVDALLQDIPKLKKILTYHVVSGKVLAADVAKLKTAKTVEGSEVKIDASNGVKINDATVAAADVAADNGVIHVIDTVLIPA from the coding sequence ATGGCCAACATAATTGACACTGCTACTAATAACGGTTCTTTCAATACTCTAGTTGCAGCAATCCAAGCGGCTGGTCTGGTAGATACACTGAATGGCAATGGCCCATTCACAGTATTTGCACCCACTGATGAAGCATTTAACAAGCTTCCAGCAGGTACAGTAGACGCATTACTTCAAGATATTCCTAAGCTGAAGAAAATCTTGACCTATCATGTAGTCTCAGGAAAGGTACTGGCTGCTGATGTAGCTAAACTGAAGACAGCTAAAACAGTTGAAGGTTCAGAAGTAAAAATTGACGCTTCTAATGGCGTAAAAATCAATGATGCAACAGTTGCAGCAGCAGATGTTGCTGCTGATAACGGTGTCATCCACGTAATTGACACAGTTTTGATTCCTGCATAA